Sequence from the Gloeocapsopsis dulcis genome:
GGTTAGATTTGTCCGAAGCCGAACGCCGCTTTTATTTTCGAGAATTTATTCGACAAATTCAGTTAATCCGCCAAGAGGGGGAATGGTATCTTCAAGTAATTTTTGTTTTTTAATCTGACCAAACTCCAGACTGTACGCGCCACACACTAGCATAGATGCCATTAAGTATTAACAGTTCCTCGTGTTTACTCTGTTCGACGACTTCACACGAGTGTGATTTACTGGCTCAAGCAAGTGGGAGAGAACCTACCTGATGCCTATGACCCAAATGCTAGCCCTCAAGTCGGTGAACTGGATGAACTAGAGACGTTTGTTGGTTCTAAAAAAACAAGCTCTGGCTCTGGACGGCGGTTGACCACTTCAAAGCTGGAATTTTAAGTTGGGTATTGGGACACAGTGCTAAGACTTTTGAACCGTTGTGGGCAATCGTGAGGACATGGCAGTGCTATTTCTATCTCACTGATGGTTGGAGTGTTTATCCTAGATTCATTCCACAAACCTAACTCCAAAGCTTACGTAGTTGCCAAAGGTAGTGAAAGGCACTCTAACCCATTACCAACCTTTTTTGAATGTTTTGCCTCAGTCCTGCTCGTATGACTAGACTCTTGTCTAGACACTAGCTACTCTAGATGTAGTGTGGTTATTAAAGGTAGTCGAAATATGTCAGCAGTTATCAACTCCAGCCAACGGCTAAATCCACTTGATATTCGTCAAGGATTAGCTATTTCTCAGGAGCGCATGAGCAGTTTGCTGAAAGTTAGCACCAAAACAGTAACTCGCTGGGAAAAAGGAGAGCGACGACCCAGCAATCAAGATACGCTGTCACGGTTAGCCAAACTTAAAGAAATTAAAGAGTTAGGACTAATGGTTTATACCCCAGAAGGTTTTAAAGAATTTCTCAATACACCGCTGCCAGTGTTTAATGGACGATGTGCTTTAGAACTTCTCCAATTAGGCGAATACGAAACTATCATTAGTGCTTTAGCTGCTGATTATGAGGGAATGGGCTTCTAAACTATGCCCCTCCAAGCTTATATATCCCCGTGGACTGGATACGCTGTCCGGCACATACCTGATAGCCTTAATAAGACATACGATGTATACGACTTTAGATATTGCGGTCGGAGCAATGAAAATCGTTGGAATACTGTTGGGGAACCAACGCTGTATCTAGCGAAGGAAAAAGATGTTGCTTTGGCTGAATATGCCCGACATTTTAAGGTAGACCGGACAATGGGTTTAGCTAGCCAAACTCATCGCCGTCAGGTGTTTCGCTTTCGGGTTGAGTTGAAATACGTTCTCGACCTAACAAGTCCAAAAGTTTGGAATACGCTTTCTTTAGAGAATGCGCCAGACTGTTTTAAAGATAAAACAATTGCTCGCTCGACTGCAAACTTTATCCGTAATACTACATCAACTCAAGCTATCATTGTTCCTTCGATTGCCTTTCTCGATAATTTGGAGCAATGGTGTCTAGTTTTATTTTTGGAAAAACTACTGCCAGAAACACGCAAGTTTTTACCATCTGTCACAGCTGATGGATTCTTCCAAATTTCATAATTAAGGAGCGTGTAGGGTTTGAGATCTCAAACCAATTTCACCAGTTTACCCGCATAGTGACTAGTGACTAGACGAAACAATTACCCATTACCCACGATAGTTTAGGTCATTCAACCGGAGATGATATTATTACTTTTATAGTACTTAAAGTCGTGTCAGCACAACCACTGATCAAACCTCCTTTTGACTGGATTTGCTGGAGGTAGTCTAAAGCTTGTGATGTGATAGTTTCTCCTGGCATCAAGACAGGGATTCCTGGGGGGTAAGGACAAACTAATTCTGCACAAATGCGATCGCTTGCCTGGGTTATTGGTACACTCTCTGTAGTAGCAAAAAAAGCTTGTCGAGGCGAAATTTGCACAGTATGTTCCATCTTATAAAAAGAATTATCCCACAAAGGCTTTTTATAAGTCAAGTGTTCTTTTTGATATCGTTTAGCTACCAAAGTGAAAGCTTGTACAAGTTTTTCGATATCTTCTTGCGTGTTGCCCAAGGAAATAATAAATGTGAGATGCTGCAATGAGGGTAATTCTGCGGTTACACCGAGTTGTTCATGTAAGATTTCATCCGCCTCAAAGCCTGTCAAGCCTAACCCTGAAACCGTTACCGTCAGCCGAGTCGGATCTAGATGACAACAACCTGGAGTAGATTCGCATTCTAAAACCGATAATCCAGGAATTTGATTAATTCGGGTTCGTGCTTCTGCGGCAAGTTGTAAGGTGCGTGACATCAACTGTTTTCCATGTAATGCCATTTGTTGCCGTGCGGCATCCAGGGAAGCCAGGAGTAAATAACTAGGACTCGTAGATTGCAAGAGTTGCAAAGCCTTAGTAATGCGATCGCGCTCGATTCTCTTGCCTTGGACGTGCAACATTGATGCTTGAGTCATTGCCCCAAGTACCTTATGAATCGATTGCACAGTTAAATCTGCGCCAGCTGCTAAAGCGGAAGTAGGTAGATCGGGGTGAAAGGCAAAATGTCCGCCATGAGCTTCATCGACTAATAACGGGATATTATGTTTGCGAGTAAGAGATGCGATCGCGTCGATATCGCCACACACACCGTAATACGTCGGGTAAATAATCATCACTGCCTTGGCGTCAGGATGCTGTTGCAGAGTATTGGCTACACCTTCTGGAGTAATACTGTGGGTAATATCTAATTCTGGC
This genomic interval carries:
- a CDS encoding aminotransferase class I/II-fold pyridoxal phosphate-dependent enzyme, which codes for MHLPDQHQAKLPLLDALRECAHKNHAAFYTPGHKRGQGISPQLAHDFGSSLFNFDLPELPELDNLFAPQGVIQQAQELAADAFGAEQTWFLVNGSTCGVEAAILATCGAEDKIILPRNVHSSCIAGLILSGAIPVFVNPEYEPELDITHSITPEGVANTLQQHPDAKAVMIIYPTYYGVCGDIDAIASLTRKHNIPLLVDEAHGGHFAFHPDLPTSALAAGADLTVQSIHKVLGAMTQASMLHVQGKRIERDRITKALQLLQSTSPSYLLLASLDAARQQMALHGKQLMSRTLQLAAEARTRINQIPGLSVLECESTPGCCHLDPTRLTVTVSGLGLTGFEADEILHEQLGVTAELPSLQHLTFIISLGNTQEDIEKLVQAFTLVAKRYQKEHLTYKKPLWDNSFYKMEHTVQISPRQAFFATTESVPITQASDRICAELVCPYPPGIPVLMPGETITSQALDYLQQIQSKGGLISGCADTTLSTIKVIISSPVE
- a CDS encoding helix-turn-helix domain-containing protein encodes the protein MSAVINSSQRLNPLDIRQGLAISQERMSSLLKVSTKTVTRWEKGERRPSNQDTLSRLAKLKEIKELGLMVYTPEGFKEFLNTPLPVFNGRCALELLQLGEYETIISALAADYEGMGF
- a CDS encoding RES domain-containing protein — translated: MPLQAYISPWTGYAVRHIPDSLNKTYDVYDFRYCGRSNENRWNTVGEPTLYLAKEKDVALAEYARHFKVDRTMGLASQTHRRQVFRFRVELKYVLDLTSPKVWNTLSLENAPDCFKDKTIARSTANFIRNTTSTQAIIVPSIAFLDNLEQWCLVLFLEKLLPETRKFLPSVTADGFFQIS